The Clostridium chauvoei genome has a window encoding:
- a CDS encoding threonine/serine exporter family protein, whose product MISETLITFIATLGFGILFNIRGKKLFFAALGGAISWFVYLLGLSFDLTTLSALFISSLVFSLYSEIFARILKTPVTTLVICALIPLVPGGGMYYTMYEAVTGNIMKSIETGITTIASAGTLALGVIFVSTITRLFVSAKRKREIKEYYKNNK is encoded by the coding sequence ATGATTTCAGAAACGTTAATAACTTTCATAGCAACTTTAGGCTTTGGAATATTATTTAATATAAGAGGAAAAAAATTATTCTTTGCAGCTTTAGGCGGAGCAATTTCATGGTTTGTTTATTTACTAGGCTTATCCTTTGACTTAACTACCTTATCAGCTTTATTTATTTCTTCATTAGTATTTAGCCTATACTCTGAAATATTTGCAAGAATCTTAAAAACACCAGTTACTACATTAGTTATTTGTGCCTTAATACCATTAGTTCCTGGTGGTGGAATGTATTATACAATGTATGAAGCTGTTACAGGAAATATAATGAAATCTATAGAAACAGGTATTACAACAATAGCTAGTGCCGGTACTTTAGCCTTAGGAGTTATTTTCGTTTCAACAATAACTAGATTATTTGTATCGGCTAAAAGAAAACGTGAAATAAAAGAATACTATAAAAATAATAAATAA